A genomic segment from Methanoplanus limicola DSM 2279 encodes:
- a CDS encoding transposase, translating to MDKHLILQVIPLFRDSTNLTAIKNCVDLIYGYGFKIKSLMLDREFYSAEIFSYLKESEIPHIVPVKKNSDELKRQLKGKKSKSFEYVINAKSKNKLKCKVKIVDRVIYMKGKKGKKGALHRAFVVYKINTSPQSISERYRHRFAIESTYVINNKFKVRTSTKDHVVRFFYYLIACIIQNFWVLTKWERFAKIQRGPKVIDRDKFPLNHYLAIIFEESMTHFRILRIDEIAIS from the coding sequence ATGGATAAGCACCTTATACTTCAGGTTATTCCTTTGTTTAGAGATTCCACTAACCTCACCGCAATAAAGAATTGTGTTGATTTAATTTATGGATATGGATTCAAGATCAAATCTCTGATGCTTGACCGTGAGTTTTACTCTGCTGAAATCTTCAGTTACCTTAAGGAATCTGAAATTCCTCACATAGTGCCTGTTAAGAAGAACAGTGATGAACTCAAAAGGCAGCTGAAGGGAAAGAAATCAAAATCATTTGAATATGTTATAAACGCCAAATCGAAGAATAAGCTAAAATGTAAGGTGAAAATTGTTGATCGTGTCATTTACATGAAAGGTAAAAAGGGTAAAAAAGGTGCTCTTCATCGTGCTTTTGTTGTGTACAAAATTAATACTTCCCCACAATCAATTAGTGAGCGATACAGGCATAGATTTGCCATTGAATCAACATATGTCATTAATAATAAATTCAAAGTAAGAACATCCACCAAAGATCATGTGGTGAGATTTTTTTATTATCTAATTGCATGCATAATTCAGAATTTTTGGGTTTTAACAAAATGGGAGCGATTTGCAAAGATTCAGAGAGGACCAAAAGTAATAGACAGGGACAAATTCCCCTTAAATCATTATCTTGCCATCATATTTGAAGAAAGTATGACTCATTTTCGTATATTAAGGATTGATGAAATTGCTATAAGCTGA
- a CDS encoding formate/nitrite transporter family protein, protein MVFHPPATIVAKTGDAGKAKVGLSMQNMLLRGFMAGAYIAMGAALATVCYTGTAGFLGAGIAKLVLGAVFPVGLIIIVLTGAELFTGDAMFAPMAAFIHRVSWGSVLNLWIWVYIGNLIGSLVFAYFMAYGPLTSWSAAGVGSATAFGVTAVSIAAGKTSYIGLAATWSCFLKAICCNWLVNLAILLGICADDAIGKIVGIWFPIMAFVATGFEHCVANMYFIPAGILTAPYLSADQAAAVGAKLANLSWVTMWTNNIIVVTIGNIVGGMLFVGVIYWIAFRKDIEAAK, encoded by the coding sequence ATGGTTTTTCATCCCCCAGCAACAATAGTTGCTAAAACAGGAGATGCAGGAAAGGCAAAAGTAGGTCTTTCCATGCAGAATATGCTTCTACGTGGCTTTATGGCCGGAGCATATATCGCAATGGGAGCAGCACTTGCAACAGTATGTTATACTGGCACTGCAGGCTTCCTCGGAGCAGGTATTGCAAAGTTAGTTCTTGGTGCCGTGTTCCCTGTCGGACTTATAATCATCGTGCTTACCGGTGCAGAACTCTTTACCGGAGACGCAATGTTTGCACCTATGGCTGCCTTTATCCACAGGGTCAGCTGGGGTTCAGTTCTTAATCTCTGGATATGGGTTTACATAGGTAACCTTATCGGTTCACTCGTATTCGCTTACTTTATGGCATACGGTCCGCTCACATCATGGAGTGCAGCTGGTGTCGGATCAGCAACTGCCTTTGGTGTGACAGCAGTAAGCATTGCAGCAGGAAAGACAAGTTATATCGGCCTTGCAGCAACATGGTCATGCTTCCTTAAGGCAATCTGTTGTAACTGGCTCGTCAACCTTGCAATTCTTCTCGGAATTTGTGCAGATGATGCAATCGGTAAGATTGTCGGTATCTGGTTCCCAATCATGGCCTTCGTTGCAACAGGATTTGAGCACTGTGTAGCAAACATGTACTTCATCCCTGCCGGAATTCTGACCGCTCCATATCTCAGTGCAGACCAGGCAGCAGCAGTCGGTGCAAAACTTGCAAACCTTAGCTGGGTAACAATGTGGACAAACAACATCATCGTCGTCACAATCGGAAACATCGTCGGCGGTATGCTCTTTGTTGGTGTCATCTACTGGATTGCATTCAGAAAAGATATTGAAGCAGCCAAATAA